Below is a window of Heterodontus francisci isolate sHetFra1 chromosome 20, sHetFra1.hap1, whole genome shotgun sequence DNA.
caCTGGTGACCAACAGCTGGGCCAATGAACTGGGTTTTAAAGTAAGAGCACCCCTAGAATTGCAGACACATTCATTGCACACTGTTATACATTTGATGTGACGTTTGCTCATTAGGGTTCCGGAGGTCAGTCCTGGGGTGTGGAGTAATTTTCATTGCAGACACTCAGAAGCTGCAGCGTACAGCACAGCTAGATGCAAAATCAGTTCCTACCATTACAACATGCCCCAGCCCCAGGAGACCAACCCCACCAGCAACCACGTGTCGGGTTTTTCTCTCGCACCAGCCATTCTGTATAATAGTGACAATCATTGCCGAGTGTGAGCTGCTACTATGACCACTATAACTGGACTGAGATTGGAAAACTCATTTCAGAGGACTCTGTAGCCATCTAAGAGATGAAAGTGTCAGACACCGCAGTTTTTCAAACTGTGCATCGAGCCTGTTCACACAGGACATAGGGAGCACCCCACCATCTCGATTTGCAGCCTGCTGATCTCTGATCCAATCCACTGATGCCTGCAACCCCTATGAATCTGCCATGAGGATAGCAGGACAGCAAAGAGCAACGGTGTGAAGGAAACAGCTCAGTGGGCCCTGAATTTGGTGCACATTCCTGCGGAGCAGCTTACAAGGAAATGGCGGCATGGGATGGGCTGGAAGGAATGGCAGAGAAGTAAAGACGGTCACGGCAGAAGAACACACAAGGGTCTGGTAGCAACCCAGAAACAGTAAAACCAatccgggggggagagagagagagagagagagagagagagagagagagagagaaaaggaacagAAATTGGCACAATTCACTACCTCTGCTCCAATGTACCATAAAATGCACCAAATACAAGATGAAAAGTAGCAGTTTCTGCATGACAGAGGATGCTCCCGTAGTCTCCTGAAAAATTAATCTAGCAGGGGCACGAGCACTGATGTCAAGGTTTAGTGAAGCCCAGGCTGGGCATTGTATTAACACAATCGTTGGGGATCTATCGGGTGCTGTGGGTTAACAGTCATGTGGAGCGTGACCTGAAATTGATATTAAGCAGAGCCCGCTGCCTACCTTTTCTCGGTACATTTGAACCATTTTCAACCTACGCAGAAGCTCCTCTTTCTTGCTCACTTCTCTCTGCAATCGCACCTTCTCCTCAAGTAGCTGCTGCTGTTCAGGGATCAGAGACAAAGGATAAACCCTCGGGAACTTTGCAGGAGTCTGGGCGTTCCGTATGGCTGCGAAGTGGGGTCCCAGACCCTCCCCCTCTGCGCCAGTCTCAGGCTGTTCATCCGCCAACTTATTGAAAAGATTCTCTGTCTGTGTGGTCACACCAGCCTGAGCAGAACAAGCTTCACCAGGGAGCTGGCTGTTACTAGCATCAGTGCCAGGGTCAGCACTTCCACCGCCTTCACCTTGACAGTCAATCTTTAGCCGCTTTGGCAATATGAATGGAGAGTTAAAGGAGCGACGTGTTTTCTTCAGCCGTTCTCGGAGACTGGCACTCATAGGCTGTCAGAGAGAGGCAACAAAATTAACAATAGTCCGCAGCTTGGTTTGTAATCAGGTTGATTCATAGCCCATTGCTACAAACCTGAATGAGCCATGACTGACTATACTGCAGTCTGAAGACATTCAGTGGGTAGCACTATCACCTGAGTCAGTAGGTTTTGGGTTCACATCTCAATCCAGAGACCTAATTCCATAATCCAGCCTGACGCTCCCAGTGGAatgctgaggaagcgctgcacagtCGAGGGTGGCAGCACCACACGAGCACTGCATCGTCGGGGTAGGGGCAGGGCAGGGCAgtatttcaggtgtgatgttaaactgaggcaccttctgccctctcaagtggacataaagtttccatggcactatctgaagagcaagggagttattctcagagtcctggccaatatttatccctcaactaacatcacaaacagattatctggtcacgatcacattgtttgtgggagctttctgtgcctttcgtacaacagagactacacttcaaaagtactttattgattatgaagcactttgggacatcctgagatggtAAAAGGCACGatcgaaatgcaagttctttccttcttaAATTTCTGCAAATATTAGGAGTGAAATAAGTTCAGGTCTAAAATTCCCCACATGGCAAGGCCACACTTTCAAGTGTGCTTTTGTGCAGCGTCATCAGGCACTAACATGTGAGGGCAGAAAGAAGAAAGTAAATAAAATGGAGGGCATCCCAAACAATCTGATGGCCAGGGGAGGAGTGCTAGGCAAAACCTAGAGCCCAACCACTCGCAACTGTAGCAAGACCTGCACTATGTTTACATGGATACTGGGGCTCACTTTCTGTGCTAGATGTGGACATGTCAGACTTGCAAAGTTTGAGATCCTTCCAACTTGCCTACTGCAAATATTTCATTGATTGACTCTCACCGTTTTTGCTGCTGTGTTGCTGTGAGCTGGGGTCTGACCATCTGATCCCAACTGCTCTGCTGGCAAAGACCCACAAGGAGAACTGAAGTTCACACTCTCCATTCTTGCACTCCGTTCTTTTGTGATCTAATGACACAAATCAGATAAATGAGCACTCATTTGTAACAGAAATTAGAGACCTTTTCCCATCCAACGTTTTGTCCCAATCTTTTCTTTCTCTTTACCTATTGACAGAGAGGATGGTTAATGCTGGGTAGGGTGGCCAGTCATTCAATTTTATACTAGACAGTCCAGTTTTCAGGTGGTCTGTCCCCTGTCCGGGACCCAATTTAAACAGGGCGCCTTATTGTCCGGTATTTTTATTTTGAAGTGCCCAGCCTCTAGGGAAACATTTAAAATTGAAATTATTGGTCCTGCCTGTGCCTGCAAATGCCCAGCTCAGGGCACTGCAGTCGCTATTGGGCCTATCCGTATACACGGCCTTATAACACCCTCACACGATTATCGCTTCTGCCGTGATTAACACAGACATAAAACCACACTCATGCACATTGCTTGAGAATCTGCCATGAGGAGGCACAGACAGCAGCCTGGTAAAAAACCTTGTATGTCTGTGCTTTGCTCCTATTCTCAACCTGAAGATTGCTGCTCATAAAATGGATCATGTTATTAGGCGGTCTCAGCACTGGTACACACAATTCCTGATTAAAAGCATCActcgatttgttttttttttaaactgctccAAGGTTCATTATTAGCTGGAAATATACAAGCTCCCTAAGTTTAGCTCACTCTAAGACACTGGATTCATTATTAGAattagagaattagaattagaggtccaagggattagggagaatgaggaattgaaggaaattagtattggtaagaaggttgtattggagatattaatggggctgaagattgagaaatccccaggatctgatattctacatccagaagtattgaaagaggtagctatggaaatatTATATGCAttgttgatcatcttccaaaattctatagattctggaacagttcctgcagattggaagatcgcaaatgccaccccactatttaagaagggagaaaaagagaaaacagggaattacagacctgttagccttatatcaatcgttgggaaaatgctagaatctactcgaaaggatgtgataaatggacacttggataataatgatctgattggccatagtcaacatggatttgtgaatgggaaatcatatttaatgaacctgttggagtttttttgaggatgttactaacagaattgatgaaggggagtcggtggacatggtatacttggattttcagaaggcttttgataaagtcccccacaggaggttggttagcaaaattaaagcacgtgggataggagataatatactgacatggattaaggattggtcaacaggcagaaagcagagagtaggaataaacaggccattctcgctttggtaggctgtgactagtggggttcaaacacatgggatccagggtgagctagccaattggatacaacattggcttggtgataggaggcagagggtggtagtggagggttgtttttcagattggaggccggtgaccagtggtgtgccacagggattggtgctgggccctctgttgtttgtcatatatattaatgacttggatgtgaatgtagggggcatgattagtatgtttgcagatgacaccaaaattggtggtgtagtggacagtgaagaaggttgtctaaggtttcaacaggatatcgatcaactggaaaagtgggcaagggattggcaaatggaatttaacgcagacaagtgtgaagtgatgcattttgggaagttaaaccagggcaggacatatacagtgaatggcagggccctggggagtgttgttgagcagagaaaccttggggtgaaagcacatagttccctgaaagtggcaacacaggtagacagggtggtgcagaaggcgtatggcatgcttgccttcatcggccgaagcattgagtacaagagttgggacatcatgttacagttgtacataacgttggttaggctgcatttggagtactgtgtgcagttctggtcaccgcactacaggaaagatgtgattaagctagagagggtgcagaaaagattcacaaggatgttgcctggtttggagggcttgagttatatagagagattggataggctgggtctgttttccctggagcgaaggaagctgagaggggacatgatagaggtatataaaattataagaggcatcgatagggtagatagccagagtctgtttcccttggtaggggtgagtaaaactagagggcatagatttaaggtgagagggaagaggtttaaaggggatcaaaggagtaaatttttcacacaaagaatagtgggtatctggaatgagctgcctgaggaggtggtggaggcaggaacagtagcgacatttaagaggcatctgaacaggtacttgaatgagcaaggcatagagggatatggaattaatgcaggcaggtgggattagtatagacaggcattatggccggcatggatgcggtgggccgaagggcctgtttctatgctgtacgactctatataaactgggaaaatcagattggcaatagtagcctggacgaggagttcatagaatgcttttgagatcatttcttagagcagcatgttctggaaccaaccagagagcaggtcatattcgacttggtattgtgtaatgtggtaggattaattaatgaccgcagagtaaaggcacctctcggtagcagtgaccacaatatgattgaattttacatccagtttgaaagagaggagtgggtctaagagtagtattttaaacttaaataagggcaactatgtgggcatgaaagctgagctagctgaagtgaactgggttactcggctaggagacagatcaatagagaagcagtggcagacatttaaggggatatttcagaaaattcagaataagtatattcctactataaatggggggggagggggggggaacccaccatctgtggttaactaaagaagttcacGAAAGCATCAAActcaaggaaaaagcatataattgtgcaaagatgagtggcagttcagatgattggtcagaatatcaagaacagtagagaatgactaaaagattaatagctAGCTAGGAATGTAAAAACAGGTGGCAagcgtttctacaggtatttaaaaaggaaaagagtaggtaaagtgagtgctggtcctttagggagtgagaatggggagttaataaataaggaaatggcggatgaaatgaacagatattttacttctgtcttcactacagaggatacaaaaaacattccagtaatagctgtaaatcaggaattggaaggaagagaggaacttgctgaaattacTATCAGGGAAGCggcactgagcaaactgatggagttgccggctgacaagtccccgagtggTGATGGAttccatcctcgggtcttaaaagaagtggctaatgagatagtagatgcgttggtgttaatttttcaaaattctcttGATTTTGGAAGGGTTCCATCAAGCTGGaaagtagctaatataacccctctattcaagaaattggggggggggggggggtagggtggtggaggcagaaaacaggtatctGTCGGCCAATTAGCTTGacctctgtcgtggggaaggtgttagaatcaatcattaaggaggctataactgggcacttagaaaatctcaaagtaatctggaatagtcagcatggtttcatacaagagaaatcatgtttagccaatttattggagttctttgaaggagtaacatgcgctgtggataaaggggaacccgttgacatactgtacttggatttccagaaggtatttgacaaggtgccacataaaaggttattgcgcaaagtaggagctcatggtgtaggtggtaacatattagcatggatagaggatttgctggctggcagaaaacaaagtGTCAATGGGTCATTtttagattggcaggatgtgatgagtggagtcccgcaggggtctgtgctggggcctcaacttttgcagataacacaaagatagggaggaaaatatgctgtgaagaggacataaggaggttgcagaccaatacagataggttgagtaaatgggcaaaaatgtggcagatggagtaaaatgtgaagttaactttggcaggaaaaattccAAGGTGTTCTAGttcatgagtcacaaaacgttagtgtgcaggtacagcaagtaataaagaaggctaatggaatgctatcctttattacgagaagaattcagaataaaagcaaggatgttatgcttcagttatacagggcattggtgagaccacatctcgaatatttttaaggcggaggtagatagattcttgttaggcaagggaatcaaagattatcgggggtcaatgagagtgtggaattcgagacagaaaccgatcagccatgatcttactgaatggtggagcaggctagaggggccgaatggcctccttctgctcctaatttgtatattcctACAGTCGTATAGCTGTGTGCATAAATACAAGCCCAAAAGGGAGTTAGAACATCTTCAAACTCATCTTATGTGTAACCACGATATGTACCTGCATCATCTGTTAGGAGGCCAACAATTCCATTATTATAATAGTTTGCAAACAAGAGGTGACCATTCATCCCAAGGAGGCAGGAGCACCATTCAATCAGGTCATAGCTGATTTTAACCTCAATCCTTCTGTCCCAAATACCCCGATGCGAttccctaataaaaatctatcaatttcagtctgcAATGTTCCAATACACTCCCAGCATTCGAGGGAGAattttccagattttcactaccctttgtgtgaacaagtgcttcctgatttcactcctgaaccgCCCAGTTCTGATTCTGCTCACTTGATCTGAACTCCCTCAGACAACATCGTCTCATGTCGTCGACCCCACTGAATCCCTTAAATATTTTAATTACCTTGATTAAATCACTCAAGGTTCCAAAATCAAGGAATACAAGCCACATTTATACAACATCCCCCTATAGCAGGAGTGACTGTTCTTTACCTGTGAACCCAGTGAGTGTGGGCAAGCTATTcacctacagcaggcatcacagttGCATTGAATCCTGTTTTCACCAGATATTCCCACACTTTCCAGCAGGGTCACTGGGCAGCAATCAGGAACAGGAACTTTGGATAATTTCAACGCTCCATTACCCAGGGAAAACTCGGCAGAGACTGTGAACGGAAGCCTCAGAAATCTCAGCGGGGGGTCCATTTCCACACTCagttactggagctctctgcttgcCGTTATGTGAATGTACTGAACTCTCACTAGGTTTTGGTAGCTTTCTGCAACCTATAgcatccttagacagcatcttccaaacccacgatctctaccaactagaaggacaagagcagcaaagacatgggaacaccaccacctgcaagttcccctccaagccacacaccatcctgacttggaactatatcgccgttccttcactgtcactgggtcaaaatcctggaactccctccctaacagcactgtgggtgtacctaccccaaatggactgcagcggttcaagaaggcagctcaccaccaccttctcaagggcaattaaggatgggcaataaatgctggcctggccaacaacgcccacatcccatgaatgaataaaaaaaaaagctttataTTTCTTATTTCTTTCCAATTTAGTGTTAGCTTTGCTAATACTAGTGTTAACTttctgaaggtcactgagctgaaacattaactctgcttctctctccacagatgctgccaaacctgctgaggatttccaacactttctgttattattgtatattaGTATTAGCTTTGTTCGGTTGGTAACATTCTTCCCTGTGGGTCAGAGGTCATGAGTTCATGCCTCACTGAAGGGCTTTAGCACCTgattctccccaccccaccccaaaggcaatactgagggaacgccgcattgCCGGCGGAGTCGGCCCTGAGGGAGGGTCTGCACCGCCGGAGGAGTGAGCCCTGAAGGAGGGGGAGTATAAGACCAGGAAACATGAGGTAACTATATTAAATTAATTCAGAAGCCGCACGTTTTTGGAGTAAATTTAAACGGAAAACCGCTTTAGAGCCGGTGAATTCCCGCGCGAACACTCACCTCCCGCCTAACGTCTTCGCGCTTATTGCGCAGGCGCTAGCTTCACGGGGCATTCTGGATGTTGTAGTCTCCTGTGGTGAGTGCGCGTGCGCATCAATGCTGCTGCATCTGCATAGTGTCTTTCCCATCTTTGCAACCTCCCCGCCGCTTCATTTTCAAGTGTATTTATCATTGTTATGTAGGAAACCTGGAGTGTAGCAAGATCCCACTAACTGCAATGAGATGTCACCAGTTATTCAAttccagtgatgttggttgaaggaaaaAGAGGATATTGTGGAGAACGAACCACtgtttatctttacatcctttttttgaacaaggatgtaacatttgcaattccccagtgctctggcaccacatctgaatctaaggagaattggaagattatggtcagtgcctctgcaatttccacccttacttccctccgtATCCTCAAATGCATCTTATccagtcctggtgttttatccacttttagTAGTTAGCCTATCCGATACCTCCTCTTgagcaattttaaacccttcaagtgtttgaataatgtCCTCTTTCAacatgacctgtgcagcatcttcgtccttggtaaagacagatgaaaagtattcatttaatacctcagctatgcccgctgccttcatgcgtaaatcccctttttggtccctcatcttcgtctctctcctcctttcaccacctttttactattaatatgcctttTGAAGACTtctggttcccttttatgttatctgccagtctcttttcatactgtctctttgcttctcttatttgcttttttacttcctctctgaaccttctatattctgcctggttctcagttgtgttatccacctgacatctgtcataattaCACTTGTTCTTCTTCATCTGGGGCTCTTCtcattagagaagagaagattaagagcagATGTgattgaagtgttcaaaatcatgaggggtctggatacaagagatagggagaaactgttcccattggttggATGGATCCAAAACCaggggatttaaggtgattgacaaaagaagcaacagcgacatgaggaaaacttttttacacagtgagtggttaggatctggaatgcactgcccgatggcgacagattcaatcgaggctttcgaaggaaaattggataattatctgaagagaaaaaaatttgcagcggcgacagggagagcgaggtggcagctgggtaagtaagtcctatatatttgggcagcggctgaacccgagacactacacctgtagtgtctcccacccgccctcctcctctaaccaaaaaaaaggactcggtggtgtgcagataaggtaaggctttttctatttatttttttttcgtgtggttggtaaaaacttttcgttcctttttcatttatctaagttaagactaagttaagcttaagattaaaaatggcaggagatctcagacccgtgttatgctcctcttgctcaatgtgggagctcaggtacACGGCTGATgtacctgactccttcacgtgctggaagtgtgtccagctgcagctcttgttagaccgcatgacggctctggagctgcggatggactcactttggagcatccgcgatgctgaggaggtcgtggatagcacgtttagcgaattggtcacaccgcagattaggattgctgagggagaaagggaatgggtgaccaaaaggcagagaaagagcaggaaggcagcgcaggtgtcccctgcggtcatctccctccaaaacaggtataccgttttggatactgttgaggg
It encodes the following:
- the sfr1 gene encoding swi5-dependent recombination DNA repair protein 1 homolog, translating into MESVNFSSPCGSLPAEQLGSDGQTPAHSNTAAKTPMSASLRERLKKTRRSFNSPFILPKRLKIDCQGEGGGSADPGTDASNSQLPGEACSAQAGVTTQTENLFNKLADEQPETGAEGEGLGPHFAAIRNAQTPAKFPRVYPLSLIPEQQQLLEEKVRLQREVSKKEELLRRLKMVQMYREKNNLAQLGSLIEKWRKSSQTLLYELQVALSTDSKPTLTQLIDSLAVEDRLLHYNRLEEDFTDA